The proteins below are encoded in one region of Mycobacterium pseudokansasii:
- a CDS encoding phosphodiesterase — MHRLRAAEHPRPEYVLLHISDTHLVGGDGPLYGAVDADGRLGELLGQLTHSGMCPDAIVFTGDLADTGEAQAYRKLRAVVEPFAAELGAELIWVMGNHDDRAALRSFLLDEAPSMAPLDRVHMIDGLRIITVDTSVPGYHHGELRRSQLSWLATQLATPAPHGTILALHHPPIPSVLDLAVTVELRDQAALGRVLEGSDVRSILAGHLHYSTNATFVGIPVSVASATCYTQDLTVATGGTRGRDGAQGCNLVHVYQDTVVHSVIPLGSGKTVGTFVSPAQAKRQIAESGMFIEPSRRDSLFSQPPMVLTPAARPGPAR, encoded by the coding sequence GTGCACAGACTTAGGGCCGCGGAGCATCCGCGGCCGGAATACGTTCTCCTACATATCAGCGACACGCATCTCGTCGGCGGGGATGGTCCGCTGTACGGCGCGGTGGATGCTGACGGCCGGCTGGGTGAGCTGCTCGGCCAGCTGACCCACTCCGGAATGTGTCCCGATGCCATCGTCTTTACCGGCGACTTGGCCGACACCGGCGAGGCGCAGGCGTATCGCAAGCTGCGAGCCGTGGTGGAACCGTTCGCGGCCGAGCTTGGCGCCGAACTCATCTGGGTGATGGGCAACCACGACGACCGGGCAGCGCTGCGCAGCTTCCTGCTCGACGAGGCACCGTCGATGGCACCGCTGGACCGGGTGCACATGATCGACGGCCTGCGGATCATCACCGTGGACACCTCGGTACCCGGCTACCATCACGGCGAACTGCGACGCTCCCAATTGAGCTGGCTAGCCACGCAATTGGCGACACCGGCACCGCACGGCACCATCTTGGCGCTGCACCATCCGCCGATCCCCAGTGTCTTGGACCTTGCGGTGACGGTGGAACTCCGGGACCAGGCTGCCCTGGGCCGGGTGCTCGAGGGCAGCGATGTTCGGTCCATTCTGGCTGGGCACCTGCACTACTCGACGAACGCCACCTTCGTCGGGATCCCGGTGTCGGTGGCATCGGCCACCTGCTACACCCAAGACCTCACTGTTGCCACCGGGGGAACCCGCGGCAGGGACGGCGCGCAGGGATGCAACCTGGTGCACGTCTACCAAGACACCGTGGTGCATTCGGTGATCCCGCTCGGTAGCGGAAAAACCGTGGGCACCTTTGTCTCTCCCGCCCAGGCGAAACGTCAGATCGCCGAAAGCGGGATGTTCATCGAGCCGTCACGGCGCGATTCGCTGTTCAGCCAGCCTCCAATGGTGCTGACGCCAGCGGCGCGGCCGGGGCCGGCCCGCTGA
- a CDS encoding VOC family protein, producing the protein MALSVEMVTFDCNDPAKLAGWWAEQFGGTTRELLPGEFIVVTRAHGPRLGFQKVPDRTPGKNRVHLDFTAEDVEAEVARLTAAGAAEVERHQFGANFRWVVLADPESNLFCVAGQ; encoded by the coding sequence ATGGCGCTCAGCGTGGAGATGGTCACGTTCGACTGCAACGACCCGGCGAAACTGGCCGGCTGGTGGGCCGAGCAGTTCGGCGGGACGACACGCGAGCTGTTGCCGGGCGAATTCATCGTGGTGACTCGCGCCCACGGGCCGCGGCTCGGGTTTCAGAAGGTGCCCGATCGCACGCCCGGAAAGAACCGGGTGCATCTGGATTTCACCGCCGAGGATGTGGAGGCCGAAGTGGCGCGGTTGACGGCCGCCGGTGCCGCCGAGGTGGAGCGGCACCAGTTCGGCGCGAACTTCCGCTGGGTGGTGCTGGCCGACCCGGAGAGCAACCTGTTCTGTGTGGCGGGGCAGTGA
- the purL gene encoding phosphoribosylformylglycinamidine synthase subunit PurL — MIDTVEHAATTPDQPQPFHELGLKDDEYQRIREILGRRPTDTELAMYSVMWSEHCSYKSSKVHLRYFGETTTDEMRAGMLAGIGENAGVVDIGDGWAVTFKVESHNHPSYVEPYQGAATGVGGIVRDIMAMGARPVAVMDQLRFGAADAPDTRRVVDGVVRGIGGYGNSLGLPNIGGETVFDPCYAGNPLVNALCVGVLRQEDLHLAFASGAGNKIILFGARTGLDGIGGVSVLASDTFSADSTDGAARKKLPSVQVGDPFTEKVLIECCLELYAGGLVIGIQDLGGAGLACATSELASAGDGGMTIRLDAVPLRAKDMTSAEVLCSESQERMCAVVAPENVDAFMAVCRKWEVLATVIGEVTDGDRLRISWRGETVVDVPPRTVAHEGPVYHRPVARPESQDALNADTSAKLPRPVTGAELRATLLALLGSPHLCSRAFITEQYDRYVRGNTVLAEHADGGVVRIDESTGRGIAVSTDASGRYTMLDPYAGAQLALAEAYRNVAVTGATPVAVTDCLNFGSPEDPGVMWQFARAVRGLADGCAALGIPVTGGNVSFYNQTGSTAIMPTPVVGVLGVLDDVSRRLPTALGREPGETLMLLGDTRDEFDGSVWAQVTADHLGGLPPRVDLPRERLLAEVLRSASRDDLVSAAHDLSEGGLALAVVEAALAGETGCRIVLPEGADPFVMLFSESAGRALVAVPRTEESRFRAMCEARGLPAVRIGVVDQASDVIEFHGLFTVSVAELRQTSEAVLPRFFG; from the coding sequence GTGATTGACACCGTCGAACATGCCGCCACCACCCCCGACCAACCGCAACCCTTCCACGAGCTGGGCCTCAAAGACGACGAGTACCAGCGGATCCGTGAGATCCTCGGCCGCCGGCCCACCGACACCGAGCTGGCCATGTACTCGGTGATGTGGAGCGAACACTGCTCGTACAAGTCGTCCAAGGTGCACCTGCGCTACTTCGGCGAGACGACCACCGACGAGATGCGCGCCGGGATGCTGGCCGGCATCGGTGAGAACGCCGGCGTGGTCGACATCGGCGACGGCTGGGCCGTCACCTTCAAAGTGGAATCGCACAACCACCCGTCCTACGTCGAGCCCTACCAGGGCGCGGCCACCGGGGTCGGCGGCATCGTGCGCGACATCATGGCCATGGGCGCGCGTCCGGTCGCGGTGATGGACCAGTTACGGTTCGGGGCGGCCGATGCCCCCGATACCCGCCGCGTCGTCGACGGCGTGGTCCGCGGTATCGGCGGCTACGGCAACTCGCTGGGCCTGCCGAACATCGGCGGCGAGACCGTCTTCGACCCGTGCTATGCCGGAAATCCGTTGGTGAACGCGTTGTGCGTCGGCGTTTTACGCCAGGAGGACCTGCATCTCGCATTCGCCTCCGGCGCCGGCAACAAGATCATCCTGTTCGGCGCGCGCACCGGGCTCGACGGCATCGGCGGGGTCTCGGTGCTGGCATCCGACACCTTCAGTGCTGATAGCACCGACGGCGCCGCCCGTAAGAAGCTGCCCTCGGTGCAAGTGGGCGACCCGTTCACGGAGAAGGTGCTCATCGAGTGCTGCCTCGAGCTGTACGCGGGCGGGCTGGTAATCGGCATCCAGGACCTTGGCGGAGCCGGGCTGGCTTGTGCCACTTCGGAATTGGCTTCTGCCGGGGACGGTGGTATGACGATCCGGCTCGATGCCGTCCCGCTGCGCGCCAAGGACATGACGTCCGCCGAGGTGCTCTGCAGCGAGTCGCAGGAACGCATGTGCGCGGTGGTCGCCCCGGAGAACGTGGACGCCTTCATGGCGGTGTGCCGCAAGTGGGAGGTGCTGGCCACCGTGATCGGCGAAGTCACCGATGGTGACCGGTTGCGGATCAGCTGGCGCGGCGAGACCGTCGTCGACGTGCCGCCCCGCACGGTGGCCCACGAGGGGCCCGTGTACCACCGCCCGGTCGCCCGTCCCGAATCGCAGGACGCCCTCAATGCCGACACCTCGGCCAAGCTGCCGCGCCCCGTCACCGGCGCCGAGCTGCGCGCGACTTTGCTTGCGCTGCTGGGCAGTCCGCATCTGTGCAGCCGGGCGTTCATCACCGAACAGTACGACCGATACGTGCGCGGCAACACCGTGCTGGCCGAGCACGCCGACGGCGGCGTGGTGCGCATCGACGAGTCGACCGGCCGTGGCATCGCGGTCTCGACCGACGCGTCGGGGCGCTACACCATGCTGGACCCCTACGCCGGCGCCCAACTCGCGCTGGCCGAGGCGTACCGTAACGTCGCCGTCACCGGCGCCACGCCCGTTGCGGTGACCGACTGCCTCAACTTCGGCTCGCCCGAGGATCCCGGCGTGATGTGGCAGTTCGCCCGGGCGGTCCGTGGACTGGCCGATGGCTGTGCGGCCCTGGGCATTCCGGTGACCGGCGGCAATGTCAGCTTCTACAACCAAACCGGGTCCACAGCGATCATGCCCACGCCGGTGGTCGGGGTGCTCGGTGTCTTGGACGACGTAAGTCGGCGCCTTCCCACCGCGCTCGGCCGTGAGCCCGGTGAAACGCTGATGCTGCTGGGCGACACCCGCGACGAGTTCGACGGATCGGTCTGGGCCCAGGTGACCGCCGACCATCTGGGAGGACTGCCGCCCAGAGTCGACCTGCCTCGCGAGCGGCTGCTGGCCGAGGTGCTGCGCTCGGCCTCGCGCGACGACCTGGTGTCCGCGGCGCACGACCTGTCCGAAGGCGGGCTGGCCCTGGCCGTCGTCGAAGCAGCGCTGGCGGGTGAAACCGGTTGCCGCATCGTGCTTCCCGAAGGTGCCGATCCTTTCGTGATGCTGTTCTCCGAGTCGGCGGGCCGGGCATTGGTCGCGGTGCCGCGCACCGAAGAGAGCCGGTTCCGGGCGATGTGCGAGGCCCGCGGCCTGCCCGCGGTTCGAATCGGTGTCGTCGACCAGGCCTCGGATGTCATCGAGTTCCACGGACTGTTCACGGTGTCGGTGGCCGAACTGCGCCAGACATCCGAGGCGGTGCTGCCGCGATTCTTCGGGTAA